The following is a genomic window from Balneola sp..
GCCCGGACGCTGTCATTCTTCGATTATGCGGATTATATGGCGAAGATCGCCACCCAGCGAAATACATGGCAGGACGTAAAGATATCTCTGACGGTGATGCTCCGGTTAACCTCATTCACCGGGATGATGTTATTCAGATAACTGAGAAGGTTATTGAGGCGAATACAAAAGGCGAAATTTTCAACGTTTGTACGGATTGCCATCCAACTCGAGAACAAGTTTATACAAAAATGACTGAACGCCTGGAGCTAAAGAAACCTACTTTTGAATCAGGTGGTGAAGACGGCAAATCAGTTTCATCACAAAAACTCAGGGATCAGTTTAAAGTTAAATTCCTTCATCCCGATCCGGAAGAGTTTATGGCTGATTAGTTCGCTTCCAGAACTCCCTCTTCTTCCAGAAAATCAAGTGTATCTACGGCATGGCGCAGATGCGGAATCACGATGCTGCCACCTACAATCAAAGCTACGTTCATCGCATCGATGATTTCTTCTTTTGTAGAACCCGTTTTAGCACATTGTTCTAAGTGATAATCAATACAATCATTGCAGCGAAGAACAGTTGAGGCTACCAGGCCAAGCAACTCTTTGGTCTGAGTGGGCAGGGCTCCATCCCGATAGGTATTCGTATCCATATTGAAAAAGC
Proteins encoded in this region:
- a CDS encoding carboxymuconolactone decarboxylase family protein gives rise to the protein MSEKNRLQLFREKRSAQNEKVMGLDHLGIKRFFNMDTNTYRDGALPTQTKELLGLVASTVLRCNDCIDYHLEQCAKTGSTKEEIIDAMNVALIVGGSIVIPHLRHAVDTLDFLEEEGVLEAN